The following are from one region of the bacterium genome:
- a CDS encoding chemotaxis protein CheC, producing MSTLQQLSPVQQDALKEVFNIGSGQAATTLAEVLGLKVMVSVPMIGIKPVDEVLDALAKPGIPVLSLVNIFAGDVSGATVWLMPGDKAKGFAELCWQHMPQARKSAEFNFGQIHREISEIMNSAYLNALEDMLNLMTVPSTPLMLSGVMKNILGKILAERTEAGLVAYVQNKFSFGEKEHGFSGFFMMMPEAESLRKMLEILKVA from the coding sequence ATGTCCACCCTCCAACAACTCTCCCCGGTCCAGCAGGACGCCTTAAAAGAGGTGTTCAACATCGGGTCGGGCCAGGCGGCCACCACCCTGGCCGAGGTATTGGGGCTTAAGGTGATGGTCTCGGTGCCGATGATCGGGATCAAGCCGGTGGATGAAGTGCTGGACGCGCTGGCCAAGCCGGGCATCCCGGTCTTGAGCCTGGTCAACATCTTTGCCGGGGACGTCTCCGGGGCCACGGTCTGGCTGATGCCGGGCGACAAGGCCAAGGGTTTCGCCGAGCTGTGCTGGCAGCACATGCCGCAGGCCCGTAAATCGGCGGAGTTCAACTTCGGCCAGATCCACCGGGAGATCTCCGAGATCATGAACAGCGCCTACCTCAACGCCCTGGAGGACATGCTGAACCTGATGACGGTGCCCTCCACTCCGCTGATGCTGTCGGGGGTGATGAAGAACATTCTGGGAAAGATCCTGGCCGAGCGGACCGAAGCCGGCCTGGTGGCCTACGTTCAGAACAAGTTCAGCTTCGGGGAAAAGGAGCACGGCTTCAGCGGGTTCTTCATGATGATGCCGGAGGCGGAGTCGCTGAGGAAGATGCTGGAGATACTGAAGGTGGCCTGA
- a CDS encoding RusA family crossover junction endodeoxyribonuclease: protein MAKPYIFKVKGLPPIKKSEKSMWATNVEQIKALKNAAKNAYAGPLLQRVKLKVTIFINEQDKQGDLDNMISGICDALQEPHKNVTPKTRKKYSVDELKPVFYKDDSQIINIEAVIKSTDEKPHYIVTVSV from the coding sequence ATGGCAAAACCATATATTTTTAAGGTAAAGGGTTTACCACCAATTAAGAAAAGCGAAAAATCAATGTGGGCTACGAATGTTGAACAAATCAAAGCCTTAAAAAACGCTGCAAAAAATGCTTATGCGGGACCATTGTTGCAGAGGGTCAAATTAAAAGTAACTATTTTTATAAATGAACAAGACAAGCAGGGTGATCTTGACAATATGATTTCTGGTATTTGCGATGCTTTGCAAGAACCTCATAAAAATGTAACCCCAAAAACGAGGAAGAAATATTCAGTGGATGAGTTAAAACCAGTATTCTATAAAGATGATTCACAAATAATAAACATTGAAGCAGTAATAAAATCAACAGATGAAAAACCGCATTATATTGTGACTGTAAGTGTTTAG